DNA from Daucus carota subsp. sativus chromosome 1, DH1 v3.0, whole genome shotgun sequence:
GCCTCTACGATATTGTGCAACGTTTGATTCTTTTCCAGCTTCTCTTCCATGTGTTGCACGTTTCCATGCAAATAAGGTTCTTAGATTTCGAGATGCATTGCTGACAAGTTATCACCGGAATGAGGTAAATGCTCACATCTACACAGGACTGGTGTTGACTATAATATTGTTGTATCTGTTTTGCATCAGGATTGGTCTCATGTGATTTCCTTTTGTTACTCAATCATAATTGTTTCAGGTGAAATATGCTGAACTGACTCTAGATGCTTTTAGAATGTTGCAATGTTTGGAATGGGAACCAAGTGGGTCTTTTTATCAAAAGATACCTGCTCAACCACTTCACCATGGCGCCTTAGCTGATCAGTCTGGTACCTCTGGTCTTATTGACATTAATCTTTTGGCAGATATGACGGATCCCACTCTGCCTCCTAATCCAAGGAAGGCTGTTCTCTATCGCCCAACTGTGACTCAGTTAATAGCTGTAAGTGTTTTGAAGTTATGAATTtgatgtaattattattttaagtgtGTGCAAGGCCTCTTACCTCTAGTATTTGTGTTTTGGTACAAAGGAGAAAATTGACAAGGAGGCATTGTATCGCTGCtcgttactttttttttttttaatttctgatCTCTAGCAGCTCTTGGTAAAAGCAGATGATGTTTTAAACAGAATTAAATTAGTGCATTAGTAAGAGGGCACATGTGCATGGTGATGAATTTGAACCTGGAACATAGACTGCAATGTCATTTTTGCATAACTTTCCTTGCCGCCTGCTTATTTTAATCTCTCTCTTTGTTCAATATAATATCAGTGCTGGCAGTCTTTCATCTTTTTGGTATTTATGAAGTTGCAAGGGCTTATAAAAAAGTATTAGTAGCATTTGATTAAGCTATGTTGTTTaaggggttttatatcaaatggGCCACTCGTTCTGCTCAAAAATCTCACCTAGACCACCCATTAAAAAACCATATCATTTAGACCACTaaattgagtatatatatatcattatgttTGATAAGGTTATGGTAATTGACATAAATTGTTAAGTTTTTAAACTTTCTGTCCCAATTCAAAGTTGACGTGTTCATCAATGTTGAATCCGGCATGCATCCGACATGGCGTCTagaaaaaaagataaattaaatagattaatcGGGCCAACCTAATAAAAACATGTAAGTAGAATAAAAGCCCTAATTAAACTATTCATTTGGGAGAAAATGCGTTTGAGAGGTCATAAATTCGACCCCTCAAGTTTGAATGGGACCAAAAGTTTAAAAACTTATCATTCTCCGTCAATTACCATGACGTTATCAAACAGAATGATATATATACTCAATTTAGTGGTTTAAATGATATGGTTTTTTAATGGGTGGTCTAGGTGAGATTTTTAGACAGAATGAGTGGCTCCCTTGATATAAAACCCGTTGTTTAAGTTGTCAAAAGTTGTGGCTTGTACTCTTTTTCTAATCATAATTAATGATGTTGAGTTTGAGCTAGAATGGATAGTTTCCTAGGTAATCTAGGTATTCTCTATTCTTTGCAGATATCTGATATTTCTACTTGTGCTTggttatgtatatatgttgtgaCCAGGTGCTTGCTACAGTCGTCGATGAGCTGCCTCCGGATAGCGTCATGCTAATATACCTTTCTGCATCAGGTAACTAGTGTAGCTCATTTGGTGCTGTGGATGTCTTGACTATACTTTTATGTCCCAAAAACTTACTCTGCCAAAATCCCTGCAGGAAAGGCTGGTAACAGTGGTATGTCGCATGTCGAAAATTCAGGAGGTTCAAGAAATTCTTCAAACCTTAATGCTGTATCACGTACTTCCTATAAAAAGGATATCATGTCTCCAAAATATTATGCAAATGGCAACGGGGACTCTGGTCACCATTCTGAAAAGTGTTTATGGTTAGGTCCTAGTAAAAATGGAGGTAGGATCTGTATATTCAAAGTTATGACTTGTATGCTGTGGTGTTCATGCAAATTGAAGCATTTTCCTTGTATATGCTTGTTTTGGTTTTCAGGATCAGATAACCTATACCCTGCAGATATAATTCCTTTTACAAGAAGACcgcttttcttgattattgatAGTGATAACAGCCATGCATTCAAGGCAGGTTTGTCTTAACTTTGCAGTATTtttccattctctgataatcaattttttttactgcTGTCAGTGTTTTCTTGGGTGAGAAATAAAACAGTCTTGGGGACTATAAAAAGCTTACTGGTTAAGTAGTTTATTGCTTCTTTGGCTGGGAAAGTTATTTCTGAATGTTAGAACATACACAAAGAACATTTATGGTTACTTTTTTTTACCTAAAACCTACCAAATCCTGTTCTGGTGACATCTAGGATACCTATAATTTTATCCTATAAAGCTAAATGAATATTTGAAAGTTCTGCATAGGATTCATGTTGTATCTCGTTCCACACTTTTGTAGTTTGTGTGAATCCCCCTAACTTTTCCCCAATCAAAGAAGCAACTTCCAATTCATTGTTAAGTCAAAAGTACCGAAGATGATTGCCCTTGATTATACTAGATAAGTTCGTATTGTGTTTTGTTGAACCTTAGAGAATATGATGGACCGTGTTATGCTTTTATGCTTCATTTTTTTGAGGTCGATGATTATAGAGAATAATCTGGTAAAAATCAAACTGCTACTAAGAGGTTGTTTGATAAAACTGAATAAAAAATGCTGAGTCATTAAATTTATTGAATACACTGAATGAAAAATTTACCTGAATGAAAAATTTACTGAAAGAAATTTATTGTTTGATaacaatcatattaaaatatctgaatgacaatatatttatcattttacctTTATAATTCCAACATACAtcataaatcatccaaaattataacaaatataattttattcaaaattataaaaaaagtataatcttatccaaaattataaaaattacaaaaatgtaaatcatccgaaattattaaaaaattataattttggataaatttttataattttggatgattgatgatgttaaattttttataatttttataattttggaattttatgattttatccataactataatttcaaaattatatttttaaatttttatctaaaacacatcataaatcatccaaaattttgatccaaaatcataaaaaaattaatccaaaattataaaaatcatccaaaatttttataattttatatatttatagccCATATCAAGATTattcaatttctttttttttaaagaaaagtgACGGGCACCTGATAATACACTGTTAAAGCAGCTAGCATAAACGCAGGAAGagtgaaaataaaggattgAGTTTGAGGGTATATATTGGAAAACCCTATTCAGAGTCTCTCTTACCCACTAAGCGAGAGTCCACGCTCTTATCCAATAAGTGTGTTTTGGTTTCATTAAGCACGTTTGATAatctgttaaaaaaattaaatctctGACCGAATAAGTAAAATGGCCATTAAGAGGCTATTAAGAGTTATCAAACACCCCCTAACTTGCATTTGTGTTCACCTTCTcagattaataataattattttaatttgggTTTTCTGTGATTTTAGAATCATGATAACATGGTAGCTTTATTGTGAACATTCATTATCTGCAGCAGCTATTTAAGATACTTGAAGTTGCATACTGTCATTTTCTGCACACAGTCGGGCAGATTCCTCTAGGAGATGAGTAATTGATTGCTTATATAAAGGAAATGAAAATTATGTAAGGATGTGTGCATTACTTGGACCAACAACTAGTCAAGATGGAAACACTATTAGTGCTTAgctacaaaaattaaaatcggaATCTACGTAGCACTACAGGTTTTGACGCTATGCACGCTCATATAGACATTGTTGTTTACTGTGCCAATCAGTTTCCTGTGCCATTCTCCATGAAGATATGTTGTTATCTGTTACGATACCTTTGGTATACcagaagattaattttttatttattattttacaggTCTTACATGGTGCAGAAAGGGGAGAACCAGCTGCATTAATTCTTTCGCCTCAAAGGCCAACATTCAAGGACAAGTCTGGTAGTGATGTGGCAAAGAATGGGAGTCAGTTCACCTTTTTTCTAACTGCTCCGTTACAAGCATTTTGCCAAATGGTTGGCTGTGTCTCTTCTAATTATAGCGAGGTATGTTTTGGAGAATTTTTTGAAAACCTGAGTTTTCCAGGGGACGTGGATTGATCTATCATTTGGGCATGTTTCAGGATGCATACAGTGATGCTGATGGCATCATCTCCACTGTATTCTCAGAGTGGGAAGTGATATTATGTACATCAAGTGGCTTGGATATTACTTGGGCTCAAGTTTTATCAGATCCATTTCTCCGCCGGATTATTCTAAGGTAATTCTCTTATTTTTAAAGCCTGATCACTTGATCAATTCTGCTTAAGTGGTTATGTCATGATTATAGTAATAGCTGCCTACAGTTTTCAGTTTTACTTTGACATTTCATCTCAATGGGAGCTAAACAATTTATGCTTCGCTGGTAATTTGGGTCTTCAATAAAAGTATTTGTTAAGTAAAAGAGGAGTGAACTCGCTGATTGACGACCTCATATCTcgtaatcatatattttagaaGAGATGATGTAACCTTGATTTAAAGTATGTAAGTAAGCAATTTAAGATTTTTCATGACATTGTACGTATGGTATATTGATGTATCCCTCAATTAGAAAATCCACATTCTAACTTCACTCTTGAGGATCTTTCCTCCCTTCAACTGTGCTATTGAAATGTTACTTGGTTTCCCTTCACACACCAATCTGTAGGGATGCTTTTAAACTGCATTATTGAAAACTTGTATCTAGGTATAATCATATTTATGATTCAATTATACTAAATTTTGGTCCCATCCTATGATTGCTTTTGTACTTCTGTTTAATGGAAGTAAGAACAAACCCCGGTAGTTATATGCTAACAAGAGACTAGATTAATGTGTGTTCTACTTTCGACATTCATCAACTGATGCAGGCCAGAACTCCAGAGGAAATTTTTTGTCTGATTGTTGGAATTACACATATCACTGCATAAAGGATCTAAGATTACTTGCACAGTTATTGTTTAGTTTGTTTGTAATCTAGTCACGTGTAAAATTGTATTTCCTTGTCATTATCTACCATTCTACTCATCATCTACCTTTCTTATTCTATCCCCTCTACAGATTTATCTTCTGCAGAGCCGTGCTTGCTTTGTTTTGCCCTCAAGAAGACCATGAGCAGCATGTTCCTGTTTGCCTACCAGAGCTTCCTGATTCTTTGGCTCCAGATTCTGGAGTGGTGAAAGCTGCTATAATTCGACTTGCCAATCTACTTGATGTTTCCAAACTTTTCTGATCTATAGTCtggtctatatatatacatgctaGCTTGTATTGTTAGTTGCAGTTTGACGGCAAGCACATTAGGATTTGAAGATGACATCTCCTTGGAGCTCTCATCATTTGACATTAAATTATATTCTGGGTCAGATTCATGAAATGCTGCTGAAGAGACTACTTTCATCAGTTATGATGCAGACTTCTTTGTGCTATCATGTCCGATAGTATTGGTGAATAGTAGTATGTGTTGGTTGGGTTTGATAATGTTCAGTGTACATTAGCTGTTTGCCATAGTTGTTGCAAGAACAATACTAATTTGTTTATACTGTTTGTAAAAGAGAGAGATTAGTAGCCAGGTGAGAATAATTCTATCCCTTTCTGGGCTTTTTCTTTGCACAAATGTATTAGTTTGGTTCATAAAGGTATATGTAGAGGTGGTGTAAACTTGTACAAATATGCCTTGTAAACCCTTCAACAGTTGTTAGGCAAGTGAATAAAGTTAATGTGGTTCTGTCGTTACCCTTCGAGGTCATCAAATTGCATGGGATGATTGGTCGGTTACTGACATTTACCATGGGTCCCTTGatctaaatataaattatttattagtataatGTTTATTTCCGCACTTTAAGGAAAAACTGTATTGTCCCCCTTAATTGTTTAGGCAGGACGGGGACTCGACACGCATTCTGATGCTCTCgtgaaatataatttgataaattattttgaatttttttttctgaatatataattactatctaaacttttataaaaaaagttatgaaattatattttttctgcgTCTCAGATTGTGTGTCGAACAATgcaaaaaaaagtataaagaaatgagagagacagatggcgtacaaaattttatttccTTGTAAATACTACATCTATTTCAAAACAGGGTCATGATCCCTGTTAAACAACATAAAACAACATACAGATTATGTGCCGTTAAATGAATATTCAGCGGTCAAGATTACAACATATTTTAACACGTCCAGCGCTTTTTAGCCGTTAGATGAGAAAAATGACCCCGGTCTAACAACTTTTTAACCGCTAGACGGGTTTAAAAAATGTTGTTTTGACTTTATAGAACTATAAACTATTTAAGATATGCACTATTGTAAAAATTATGAATCGAACTTAATCGATGAATACATGAAACACGGATAAATCGGTGAATAATTAGTTGATTTATcatacaatcaaaaaattaatcagttcggcgagttaTAGAACATGGACTAATATGTGATTAATCATCGACTTTTAGAACATTGActatgataaaataattatatataatttaaaatatgatattaaattattatgattaatcTCTGGTTATTCGATTAATCTTTGGATGGTTCCCTCACCGACTAAGTCTGAATCTCGCACTTTTTCACTGATTATGCAATATTATTAGGCCCATGTAATTGttcaaagaaaaaagaaacaaaagaggTAAAATGAGAAATATGGACccaaatttcataaaatgtGGAAGGAATGCCCAGAACAACAAACTTGGAAAAAATGTCTCCAAATACCAATTATTAACACTTGATAATCTAGcgtttttaatttagaaaaaaacggTAATTTTGTAGCGTTTTGTTATTTCAACCCGGCAAAATTCTAAAAGATGTAGCGTTATGTTAGGGTAACCCTAACATAACGCTACATAAACTAGCATTCATCAAATTGACGTTTTGTCCAAAAATTATTAATCactcactcattattttaaaaaatcgaaaattagattaaaagttattttcagtgACATATTTTTCATATCTAGTCAATTGGTAacaaatttcagtcaaattttggtcaatttgacttgcATAAAATCAATTGTGACGTGAGACGGAACA
Protein-coding regions in this window:
- the LOC108204897 gene encoding uncharacterized protein LOC108204897 codes for the protein MSDDVVAKTFRALVESADRKFARVRDVPVYGRAPNNHYFHKVFKSYMRLWKYQQENRSKLVNSGLQRWEIGEIASRIGQLYFNQYMRTSEARFLLESYIFYEAILNRRYFEGLVKDRGLRFKELRFYARFLLVSVILNRWEMVKVLAERFKALVDDSRANFRDTNFKEWKQVVQEIVRFMKAEVTFMNNRPLRYCATFDSFPASLPCVARFHANKVLRFRDALLTSYHRNEVKYAELTLDAFRMLQCLEWEPSGSFYQKIPAQPLHHGALADQSGTSGLIDINLLADMTDPTLPPNPRKAVLYRPTVTQLIAVLATVVDELPPDSVMLIYLSASGKAGNSGMSHVENSGGSRNSSNLNAVSRTSYKKDIMSPKYYANGNGDSGHHSEKCLWLGPSKNGGSDNLYPADIIPFTRRPLFLIIDSDNSHAFKVLHGAERGEPAALILSPQRPTFKDKSGSDVAKNGSQFTFFLTAPLQAFCQMVGCVSSNYSEDAYSDADGIISTVFSEWEVILCTSSGLDITWAQVLSDPFLRRIILRFIFCRAVLALFCPQEDHEQHVPVCLPELPDSLAPDSGVVKAAIIRLANLLDVSKLF